The Melopsittacus undulatus isolate bMelUnd1 chromosome 24, bMelUnd1.mat.Z, whole genome shotgun sequence genome includes a window with the following:
- the SPINT2 gene encoding kunitz-type protease inhibitor 2: MAVGRCRAAVPRFWFNSTSGSCQSFTYGGCDGNANNFPTERECGRAAVNLLHRSLPWPSADSSYAAHCLVPAQTGPCRASFPRWFYSARDGSCRRFTYGGCQGNGNNYGSREACEERCARG; this comes from the exons ATGGCCGTGGGCCGGTGCCGTGCCGCGGTGCCGCGCTTCTGGTTCAACAGCACCAGCGGCTCCTGCCAGAGCTTCACCTATGGAGGCTGCGATGGGAACGCCAACAACTTCCCTACGGAACGGGAATGCGGGAGAGCTGCGgtgaatc TTCTGCACCGCTCCTTGCCTTGGCCCAGCGCTGACTCCAGCTATGCCG CGCACTGCCTGGTTCCCGCGCAGACCGGCCCCTGCCGCGCCTCGTTCCCGCGCTGGTTTTACAGCGCGCGCGACGGCAGCTGCCGCCGCTTCACTTACGGCGGTTGCCAAGGCAACGGTAACAACTACGGCAGCCGGGAGGCGTGCGAGGAGCGCTGTGCCCGAGggtga